In Candidatus Zymogenaceae bacterium, the genomic window GCCGGTCAAGCATATCCGCTTGAGCGCGGGCGCCGGCTTTCTCTATCCCCTCTGCGGCGACATGCGTACGATGCCCGGTCTCCCGTCTCGACCGGCCTTCATGGATGTCGAGCTGGATACCGACACCGGCAGGGTATTGGGGCTTTTCTAATGCACTGCACACACACGGATCTCTGAAATTATTCCGAGGAGCACAACATGGATACTCTCATAGACGGTAAAGCGATAGCGGCCGATGTCAGGAAGGAAGTGGCAAAAAAAGTCGCCGAGATGAAGAAAAAAGCGGGGATCGTCCCCCGCCTGAAGGTCATCATGGTGGGTGACGATCCGGCCTCGAAGGTATACGTGAACCTCAAGTCCAAGGCGTCGATTGAGGTGGGCATCGACGAGGAGACCATCACCCGTCCTGCGGATTTCTCCCAAGAGGAATTGATCGACCTGGTCCATTCCCTCAACAACGACGATACCGTCAACGGCGTTTTGGTGCAGCTCCCGCTGCCCGAGGGTATCGATGCAGAAACAGTCACAATGGAAATCGACCCGGAAAAGGACGTGGACGGGATTACGCCGGCCAATTTCGGCAGACTCCTGACCCAACGCGCCCCCCTGGAACCCTGCACTCCCTTGGGAGTGATGGAGCTGCTTCATCGGCACAATGTGGAGATAAAGGGAAAGGCCGCAACCATCGTGGGACGGTCCAACATCGTCGGGAAGCCCGTCGCCCTGATGCTGATGCGGGAACATGCCACCATCACCATCTGCCATTCCAGAACGGTCGACCTCGACCGGAGGGTGTCCGATGCGGACATCCTCATCGCCGCCACCGGGGTCCCCCGGATGATCAAGGGGGAATGGATCAAGGAGGGGGCGGTGGTGATCGATGTGGGCGTCAATCGGCTGGAGGACGGGAGCCTGGCGGGGGATGTTGATTTCGATGCGGCCAGGAAACGGGCGTCACTCATCACGCCGGTACCCGGCGGCGTCGGCCCCATGACCATCGCCATGCTGATGAAAAACACCCTGGCCGCCGCACAGAGACAGAACGGCCTGTGAGAATTACGGCCGATATCCCGGCGGAATCAACCGCTATGGACATCATCCACTCCGGAAAAGGCGAAAAGCCGGCCCCGGGGCCCGCTCTTACATCTGGAATTTTTTGTATAAGAATCCGGTTGACATTCCTCACAATCATACTACAATGATCTGTCCACATCACGAACCACCATATGGGGCCAGAGATCGATGACCAAACGAATCCGAATTCTCGCTGCGTTTCCGCTTGCCGATTCGGCGCTTCAAAAACTCGCTGATACCGGCACATTTGATGTTACCGTGAAGGCGAACATCGAAGGGAAAGACCTTGCCAAGGCCGCCTCGGGCGTCGATATCCTAATCGTTTCGGACACCACAATTATCGACAGCTCAATCATTGAGAAAGCCGACTCCCTCAAGGTCATCGCCGTTGCCGGTATCGATACCGAAAACATGGACCTCGACTCCATCACCTCCCGGGGTATTCTCGTAATGAATACCCCCAAGGCCCGCACCATCGCCATTGCGGAACACACCATATCGATGCTCATGGCTCTCTGCCGGAACATCCCCCAGGCCACCGCCTCCATGAAAGGGGGAAAATGGGAGAAGAAAAAGTTCATGGGCACGGAAGTATACAACAAGACCCTGGGCATCCTGGGACTGGGGAATGTCGGGCGGGATGTGGCGACGCTGGCCATGCGCATCGGCATGCGGGTGATCGCCCAGGACCCCTATGTCTCCGAAAGCGTGGCCGCCCGCGTCGGCGTGAAACTGGTGGACCTGGATCACCTGCTGAAGCATTCCGATTTCATCACCATCCACACCCCCCTCACCGATCGCACAAAAAACCGCATCGACGTCAAGGCGTTTAAAAAGATGAAGAAGGGCGTGCGCATCATCAACTGTGCGGGCGGCGGCATCGTATCCGAAAACCACCTGCTCTGGGCCCTCGAAAAGGGGATCGTTGCAGGGGCGGCACTGGATGTGTTTGAAGGTGAACCGGAAATGAACAAGGAGATCCTCGAAAACGAGAAAATCATTCTGACGCCCCACCTCGCCGGCGCGACAGAAGAGGCCCACGAAAAGGTTTCGATGACCGTGGCCGATCAGATAATCGATTACACGGGCGACGGCACCGTCACAAGTCCCGTCAATTTTCTTGCCATCAGCCCGGACACTCTGGATGTGATACGGCCCTATCTCCACCTGGGAGAAAAGATCGGCAGCTTCGCCGGGCAGATTATCGACGCCGAAACGCACATCTCCCAGATCGAGATATCATACCTCGGCGCCATGATGGAGCTCCCCGTCTCCCCCATCACCCCCCATATCCTCAAAAACTTCCTCGGCCATGTGACGGACCGCAAGGTCAACGGCGTCAACGCGCCGGTTATCGCACAGGAATCGAACATCTACGTGCGCGAGAGGACATCCCGGGAGACCGAGGATTACTCCAGCGAGCTCGTTCTCTCCCTTACGGGAGACCACCTCTCCCTGACGGTCATCGGGGCCATCATCGGCAGTCGTCCCCGCATTGTCAAGGTGGATGACTACTTCGTCGAGGCGATACCCGAAGGATACATGCTCTATGTCTCCAATGCGGATTTCCCCGGTGTTGTGGGGAGCGTGGGAAGTGTTCTGGGCGAGGCGGGGGTAAACATCGGCCGCATGCAGCTTGCCCGGGACAACAATAAACAGCAGAATCTGATTCTCATCAACCTGGACAGCCCCGTGGACGACGCGGTCATCGAAAAGCTCTCGGCCCTTGAGAACGTCCGTGACGTGTGTATGCTGAAGTTTTAGCGGCCTGAAGAGTTCCGCCGCCCCTTAGGCTTCCCGTCCGCCCGGTCTCCATCCCTCCCGGAAGGTGAGAGGATAAGCTCCATCTCTACATCCCCGTCCGTCGCCTCTCCCCGGAACTCAAATCCCCGTCTTCTGTGCAGCCTGATGACCGGGATGTTTTGTCGATCCACCACGATCCACAGGCGTCTTTTATTCATGTAACGGACCGTCTCGATGACCGATTCCATCAAGAGACACCCCACCCCGGCATGTTGCTCCGTGGGCAAGAGCGCCATGAAATACTCACACGATTCGGTGTCCGTGGGAATGACCGCTGCATGACCGATGACCGTCCCATCTGGATCCATTACCACGATGTTTTTTCTCTCGCCGGCAAAGAATCGTCGGACCCATTTGTCAAGGGATTCGGGATCGGCGGGGGGAAGCCCCAGGATACCCTTCTTCGGAGTGTAGGTCTGGTACATCTGAAGGATCGCCGGAAGGTCTTTGTCTCCGGCGAACCGGCAAACATGTTCACGATGGCGGGAATCGTAAAAATGTTCCACCGGTATGTGTTCATACCACGAAAGGCCGTCCGCCCGATCTTCCATGACGGCTCTCCCATAGATTGGTTGGTATGAATGAATATAAAACAGCCCGCCGCGCCCGGACAGAGGAGGATCTGGTCTGACGATGCGGCACAGGTGAGGTCGGATTTCAATACATCGGATGCGTATTAGTGTACCACCATCGGAGATAAAACGCAATATTGTCTTATCACGGTGCGATAATCACGGCCCGCTCCCCGATGCGCCGGGCAAGGGCACGCAAACGCTCCCTGGGCGCCGCCAGGTGACGGACCCTGGGAGATGTCGGCGTATCGATATGCACGTGATCGGGATCGATGGACAGCACCCTTTGTGCAAGGGCGTCCAGTTCCGGGTCGCTGTCGGTTATACCTGAGCATACCATCACCTCCAGCCAGAGCCTCCCCGTCATTTCCCCCTTGATGTGGGAAAGCCCCGCACACACATCATCGAAGCGAACATCGGGGTGGGGACGATGAACGAGCTGAAACGTCTCAGGGCCCCCCGCGTGCAGGTATGCGATGACGATATCGAAACCCGTCATCTCCCGCCTGAGCGAAGGGCGCGCCAGGAGACCGCCGGAGGTCAGGATCGCCGTGGGAAGGCGTGTCTCCCGCCGAATGAGCGCCTCGATCTCTCCAATGTGGAGATTGAGGGTCGCCTCGCCGAAACCGGCGATGGTGATCGTGTCTATCTTTCTATCCTGTGCCTCGAGCTCCGAAAGTCTGTACGTCAGCGCCTCGATGACATCATTCGGCGCGATATGGCTTTTCCGATCAACGGTCAGGTCGGTCGTCGGCCCCAGGGTGCAGTGGATGCAGTCGTACGGGCAGGCCTTTCTCGGGACCAGGGATATACCCAGGGACCGCCCCAGCCTCCGGGACGTGACTGGCCCATATATGGGAGAAACATCCGTCATGGTGTGAAACGTGAAAAAACTGTCGGGATGTGATTGTATAACGACATCAGAAGAGACAATGGTGTGGTGAGCGAGATGGCACGCTGTATCACCGTATACGGTCGATGTCCTCGAGCCCGCCCGCTTCCAGCGCGTCCCTGATAACACGGCGCCAGCGGCGATAATCCGGCTCCTCTATTTTATCCGGCTCGATTTCGGCGGCATCCGCCAGTATCTCAACGGCCCGATCAAAATCCCCCAGCGCCTGATAACAGGCGGCAAGATACACCACGGCCCGAAGGAAGTCGGCATGTGTCGTTCGGGCCTCCTCCGCATAGAGCAGGGCCTTTTCCTGACTGCGTTCCGGCCAGGGAGCCAGGCGATAATATGCAGACAATCCCAGCGGCACCAGGCCGTTTTCATACGCCGGGTCTTTGCCGTAACACCACAGAAGCTCCGAAAGCACCTCCTCGAATACGCCGCTCTGCATGGCCTCGAGGGTGCCGACGCCGTATACATAATGGGAGGCGCACAGGGCGTAATAGAGATGCCCCTCCAGTGCGTCCGGAGCCATCAGCCGGGCGCGGTCCGCCAGTTCCATGCCCATACGCGACAGCTCGATGTGGTCTTCGGGATCGTTCGACACTGCAAGCATCTGGTCGGACATCCACCAGCAGGACCGGGCGGCCTTCCAGTGGGATTCAAAATGATACACGTCCTCATCGGCCGCGGCGACGTAGGCGTCCAGGGCCTTCTTGTTGTTTGGGTCGCCGTACGCGCCCCGCCCGTCCCACGCCTCGTCCCCCGTGTTCAGAAAATCGGACACATCCTGGGCGGCGACGGAGACGTTGAAAAGCGCAGGAATCACCAGACATAAAAGAACAATACGATAGGCTCTCTTCATGCATATACACCGGATAAAAGTTTTTACTATTGTACCCTCCCCGATGCGTGCAATCAACTCTTTTATTGCCCATCCTTCACCTTTCACATTTTCCCGGCGGTGCCTCAGAGAGCGCGGACGGTATTGGGTAGGGTGAGTCATGTGTTATCGTATGCCCCGAAAAAGACAAAACGACGCGCGGGCCGATCTCCGTCCGACATCTCCCGATGGTGCACCCGTACGGTTTCCCCTTCCCCCACTCCGTATCACAAGAAAACTATTTCTTTTTTACAGTGTCTATGGTATACAATGTGATTTGGTTCACGTCTTTTTTGACCCATCGTTTTTAGTTTTTTATTTCAAGCATGCAATCGCTCTCCAAACGCATCACGCATATTCTCGATAGATTCGAACAAACCGAGCACGCATTTCTCTTTATCAACGCCATTCTCATCGGCATTATGGCCGGTTTCGGAGCCGCGGGATTCCGCTATCTCATTTATCTGTTTCAACACCTCTTTTACGGCCCCTTCGACAACTATCTGTGGCGCATCAGCGAAATTCCCTGGTACTACAAGCTCCTCGTTCCGACGGTCGCAGGCCTGATCCTGGGACCGATGATCTACCACTTCAGGGAACTGAAGGGACACGGCGTCCCCGAGGTCATGAACGCCGTGGTGCTCAAGGGAGGGCGGCTCCCCCCCCGGGCGGTGTTGCTGAAGGCCCTGGCCTCGGCCCTGACGATCGCCTCGGGCGGCTCGGTGGGGCGGGAGGGCCCCATCGTGATGATCGGCTCCACGATGGGTAGTAGCTTGGGACAGCTTTACGACACCTCCACCCAGCGCATGCGGACGTTCGTGGCCTGCGGGGCCGCGGGGGCCATCGCCGCCACCTTCAACGCCCCCATCGCAGGGGCGATCTTTTCCATCGAGGTCATCATGGGGGAGTTCGCCATCGAACATTTTTCCCCCATCGTCGTCAGCTCGGTCATCGCCACCGCCGTTTCACATCAGCTCACCGGGAACATCCCCTCGTTCATCATCCCGACATACGAGCTGATCAGTGTGGTGGAACTGGGCAACTACGCGGTACTCGGCCTTGCCGCGGCCCTGGTGGCGCTTCTCTATACGAACGTCCTGTATAAGACCGAAGACCTGTTCGACCTCCTCCCCATACCCCTGTACCTTCATCCAGCCCTGGGGGGACTGGCAATCGGCACCATAGGCATTTTCTTTCCCCAGGTTTTCGGCGTCGGGTACGAGACCGTCGATATGGTATTGAGCGGCCAGCGTATCGCGTGGACATTTCTTCTCTCTCTGACCTTCATCAAAATACTGGCGACATCCATTACCCTGGGATCCGGGGGGTCGGGCGGCATCTTCGCCCCGTCCCTCTTCATCGGGGCGACACTTGGGGGGGCGATGGGATACCTCTTCCAGGCCGTGCTGCCGGAAATGACCGCTCCCATCGGGGCCTACGCCCTGGTGGGAATGGGGGCGATGGTGGCCGGGACGACTCACGGCCCCTTGACGGCGATTTTGATTATTTTCGAGATGACCCATGATTACAAGATCATACTCCCCCTGATGATCGCCTGTATCATCAGCACCGTCGTCGCACGCTCGATCCAGATCGACTCCATATACACCCTCAAACTGGTCAGGAGGGGAATCAACATCTACAAGGGGCGGGAACTGAACGTCCTGAAGTCCCTCTATGTCAAGGAGGTCATGCGCACCGAGTTCGAAGAGGTGCCGGAGCATACCCCCTTCTCCAGCCTGATGGACCTTATATCCGAGAGCACCTTTTCATACTTCCCGGTGGTCAACACCGAGGGCCTTCTCACCGGCATCTTTTCCCTCAACGATCTGAGACGTATCGTCAGGGAGGAGGAATCCCTGCATCTTCTGATCGTTGCCGAGGACATCGCCGCGAAGGACGTCATCACGACTCATCCCGATGAAAACCTGAGCGATGTGATAAAGAAATTCGGCCGACTGAACATCGAGGAGATACCGGTCATGGAGCGGGAGGGTTCCCGGAAGGTGGTGGGAATGATCAAAAGAAAGGACGTCATCGAGGCCTATAACCGAGAGATGCTCACCAGGGAGCTGGCGTAGCGGGACACTCCATTTTCGGAGACATCCGGTCCTCCCCGTCATTCCCCGCCCAATCGTCCCGGGCATCACCCCGTTTTTTTTGGATATCCAATCACGGTTTCACGGCTGTGGCACGTCAATCACGCTGAAACGAACGGGGTGACGATATCCCGTCACCCCGTTACTATTTCGCCGCAGCGAAAAATCCGCTGCATACCTCAGCCGACTCCCTCCCCTCACACGGCGCCTTCCCTACTCACTTCGAGCCAGCTTCTCCTTGATATCCTCCACGACCACATAGAGGCAGGGAATCACGATCAGGGTCAGCACCATCGCGAACAGGAGCCCCCACACGATCGATACCGCCATCGGCGTGAGCATCGGCTCCCTGCCGCCGATCCCCAGAGCCATGGGTAACAGCCCCCCGATGGTCGTGAGGGTGGTCAGGATAATCGGTCTCAGTCGAACCTTTCCGCTCTCAATCACGGCATGTTCAACGTCCATACCCTTTTCCCTGGATCGATTGATAAAATCGATCATGACCAGGGAGTCGTTTATCACGATGCCGACCAGGGCGATGACACCGACAAGCGCCATCATGGAAAGCTCCACGTTGGAGATAAACAGGCCGTATACCACGCCGATGAAGGAAAGGGGAACCGTCGCCATGATAATCAGCGGTTGCACATACGACCTGAAGAGGGCCACCAGGATCACATAGATAAGCAGGATGGCGACAAGAAACGATTGATACAGAGACGTCAGGGATTCCCCGATACGCTCAAACTCTCCGCCGTAATCGAAGGTGTATCCCGGATACACGTCGCTTCGATAGCCGAATGTATCGATGAGGTAATTATTGACTTCGCTCGATGTCGTGACACCTTCAATGACGTCGGCTGAAACGGAAATATCGCGCATCCTGTCGGTACGGCTTATTCTCAACAATCCCTTGCCGAACTCGATATCCGCAAACGCCTTGACCGGTATCCTCTCTCCGGTATCGCTGGTAACGGAAAAGTTGAGCAGATTATCGATGTTCTGCATGTCCTCGTCGTATTTCACCTGGATCTCGATTTTATCGCTCCCCTCCCGAATATCCCCGGCGTCGCCGCCGGAAAAGGCGCTCCTCAGCTCCGATGAGACGTTTGTAATGGATAACCCCAGGGTCCCCATGACATACTCATCGAAGTAAAATCTGACCTCTTCTTTCCCCTTCACGAAATCGTCATCGATATCCGTCACCCCCGGGATCTCCGCCAGCGTGTCCTTGAACATGTCCGTCAACACCAGGAGGGTGTCATAATCGTCACCATGGATATGTACCTCCACCGCCGAACCGCCCGACGGGCCCGATCCCCGCTCCTGATAGGTAATGGACGTGGGACCGGAAATCAGGTTCGTCTTCTCCCTGAGCTCATTGATGAATACATCGGAGCCGACCTTTTTATATCCGTGCTCGGTCAGCTCCACCTGAACCCTGCCGCTGTTATCGCCGACCGAGGTAATGACGCCCGCCACCTCCTCTTCGGGAAGCTCCTGGGCGTATTTCTCCACCTCTCTGACGATGCGATCGGTCTCCTCCAGGTTTGTATCCACCGGCATGGTAATGTTGATGTTGAATTTCTCCGCGATCATTCTTCCCATAAAGGTTATCTTCAGCGTCATAACGCCGAAGATGACGGTGAACACGGCAAGGCCCAGGGCACCGAATACGACCATATAGCGCCTATTGATCAGCGATGCAATAACACTTCCATAGTACTCCCTGATGTTGTTGAACCAGGCCTTGGTATCCCTCTCGTTCCTTCTTCCTTTTTTGCCGAATTCCACCAGGTGTGAGGGGAGAATGAGAAACGCCTCGAGCAGGGACGCCAAAAGCACTGTGATCACCACGATGGCGATGGTATTCATGATCTTGCCGAGGATGCCCACCATGATGGTGAGGGGGATGAACACCACAATATTGGTGGCGATGGCGGCCGTCACCGGCATGGTGACCTCGTTGGTGCCGACGACCGTGGCCTCCGCCAGCGTATGCCCCTCCTCAAGGTAGCGAAAGGTGTTTTCGGCCACGACGATGGCGTCATCGACGACGATGCCGAGCACAAGTATGAGGGCGAACATGGAGAGGAGGTTGAAGGTAATCCCCATCGCGTACATGACGATGATCGTGGCTAAAAACGAGAAGGGAATGCCTATGGAAGACCAGAAGGCGACCCGCGAATCGAGAAAGACGTAGAGCACAAAAATCACCAGGATCATGCCGAAGAGCCCGTTTAAGAGTAAAGTCTTGAGCCGGGCTCTCACGTATTTCGATTCATCCATCAGGAGGGTAATGTTCGCCCCTTCCGGGAGGTATGCGGACTCCTCCTCGACGAGCACCTTGACGTCGTCGACGATGTCGATGACGTCCCCGAGGGCCTTCTTCTTGACCGACAGCGTGACCGCCCGGTGTCCGTTGAGCCTGGAGAGGCTCTCTTCCTCCTCGAATGTCTTGGTGACCCGGGCCAGGTCCCCGACGGTGATATTGACACCGTCGTGTGATGCGACCACGACGTCCTCGATATCCTCCACGGTCTCCACCTCCCCGATGGCCCTGATGAGGATCTCCTTCGTGCCGTTGTCGATACTGCCGCTGGGGGTGTTCAGGTTGCGCCGTCTGATCGCCGAAATGATCTCGGACAAACTCAGGTTGGTCGCCTCGAGCTTCAGGGGATCCACCTCCACCCAGAATTCCCGGTCGCGGTATCCGCTTATATCAACGGAGCTGACCCCGTCTATCAGCTCCAGCTCGTCCTGCATCCAGTCGGCCAGGTCACGAAGCTCGCTCTCCGGGATGTCTCCCCACAAGGCCACCGAGATAACGCCGAATTCCGGATCGAACTTGACGCAATCCGGGTCATCCGCGTCCTCGGGGAGGTCGCCGACCTTGTCCACCTCGTTTTTGATGTCGTTGAGAAGCTGGTCGAGCGCCGCCCCCTCGATGTCCGCCTCCGCCTGGACGTTAATAACCGACATCCCCTCGGAGCTGGTCGACGTGATCTCGTCGATGCCGTCCACATCGGAGATCTCGTCTTCGATGGGAATGGTGACAAGGTTCTCCATTTCCTCCGGCGATGCGCC contains:
- a CDS encoding chloride channel protein, yielding MQSLSKRITHILDRFEQTEHAFLFINAILIGIMAGFGAAGFRYLIYLFQHLFYGPFDNYLWRISEIPWYYKLLVPTVAGLILGPMIYHFRELKGHGVPEVMNAVVLKGGRLPPRAVLLKALASALTIASGGSVGREGPIVMIGSTMGSSLGQLYDTSTQRMRTFVACGAAGAIAATFNAPIAGAIFSIEVIMGEFAIEHFSPIVVSSVIATAVSHQLTGNIPSFIIPTYELISVVELGNYAVLGLAAALVALLYTNVLYKTEDLFDLLPIPLYLHPALGGLAIGTIGIFFPQVFGVGYETVDMVLSGQRIAWTFLLSLTFIKILATSITLGSGGSGGIFAPSLFIGATLGGAMGYLFQAVLPEMTAPIGAYALVGMGAMVAGTTHGPLTAILIIFEMTHDYKIILPLMIACIISTVVARSIQIDSIYTLKLVRRGINIYKGRELNVLKSLYVKEVMRTEFEEVPEHTPFSSLMDLISESTFSYFPVVNTEGLLTGIFSLNDLRRIVREEESLHLLIVAEDIAAKDVITTHPDENLSDVIKKFGRLNIEEIPVMEREGSRKVVGMIKRKDVIEAYNREMLTRELA
- the folD gene encoding bifunctional methylenetetrahydrofolate dehydrogenase/methenyltetrahydrofolate cyclohydrolase FolD, with amino-acid sequence MDTLIDGKAIAADVRKEVAKKVAEMKKKAGIVPRLKVIMVGDDPASKVYVNLKSKASIEVGIDEETITRPADFSQEELIDLVHSLNNDDTVNGVLVQLPLPEGIDAETVTMEIDPEKDVDGITPANFGRLLTQRAPLEPCTPLGVMELLHRHNVEIKGKAATIVGRSNIVGKPVALMLMREHATITICHSRTVDLDRRVSDADILIAATGVPRMIKGEWIKEGAVVIDVGVNRLEDGSLAGDVDFDAARKRASLITPVPGGVGPMTIAMLMKNTLAAAQRQNGL
- a CDS encoding phosphoglycerate dehydrogenase, which encodes MTKRIRILAAFPLADSALQKLADTGTFDVTVKANIEGKDLAKAASGVDILIVSDTTIIDSSIIEKADSLKVIAVAGIDTENMDLDSITSRGILVMNTPKARTIAIAEHTISMLMALCRNIPQATASMKGGKWEKKKFMGTEVYNKTLGILGLGNVGRDVATLAMRIGMRVIAQDPYVSESVAARVGVKLVDLDHLLKHSDFITIHTPLTDRTKNRIDVKAFKKMKKGVRIINCAGGGIVSENHLLWALEKGIVAGAALDVFEGEPEMNKEILENEKIILTPHLAGATEEAHEKVSMTVADQIIDYTGDGTVTSPVNFLAISPDTLDVIRPYLHLGEKIGSFAGQIIDAETHISQIEISYLGAMMELPVSPITPHILKNFLGHVTDRKVNGVNAPVIAQESNIYVRERTSRETEDYSSELVLSLTGDHLSLTVIGAIIGSRPRIVKVDDYFVEAIPEGYMLYVSNADFPGVVGSVGSVLGEAGVNIGRMQLARDNNKQQNLILINLDSPVDDAVIEKLSALENVRDVCMLKF
- a CDS encoding efflux RND transporter permease subunit, with the translated sequence MSIARFSIKNSALVNVITIVVFILGLYFSTHLSREVFPSFDFGYITISTSYAGASPEEMENLVTIPIEDEISDVDGIDEITSTSSEGMSVINVQAEADIEGAALDQLLNDIKNEVDKVGDLPEDADDPDCVKFDPEFGVISVALWGDIPESELRDLADWMQDELELIDGVSSVDISGYRDREFWVEVDPLKLEATNLSLSEIISAIRRRNLNTPSGSIDNGTKEILIRAIGEVETVEDIEDVVVASHDGVNITVGDLARVTKTFEEEESLSRLNGHRAVTLSVKKKALGDVIDIVDDVKVLVEEESAYLPEGANITLLMDESKYVRARLKTLLLNGLFGMILVIFVLYVFLDSRVAFWSSIGIPFSFLATIIVMYAMGITFNLLSMFALILVLGIVVDDAIVVAENTFRYLEEGHTLAEATVVGTNEVTMPVTAAIATNIVVFIPLTIMVGILGKIMNTIAIVVITVLLASLLEAFLILPSHLVEFGKKGRRNERDTKAWFNNIREYYGSVIASLINRRYMVVFGALGLAVFTVIFGVMTLKITFMGRMIAEKFNINITMPVDTNLEETDRIVREVEKYAQELPEEEVAGVITSVGDNSGRVQVELTEHGYKKVGSDVFINELREKTNLISGPTSITYQERGSGPSGGSAVEVHIHGDDYDTLLVLTDMFKDTLAEIPGVTDIDDDFVKGKEEVRFYFDEYVMGTLGLSITNVSSELRSAFSGGDAGDIREGSDKIEIQVKYDEDMQNIDNLLNFSVTSDTGERIPVKAFADIEFGKGLLRISRTDRMRDISVSADVIEGVTTSSEVNNYLIDTFGYRSDVYPGYTFDYGGEFERIGESLTSLYQSFLVAILLIYVILVALFRSYVQPLIIMATVPLSFIGVVYGLFISNVELSMMALVGVIALVGIVINDSLVMIDFINRSREKGMDVEHAVIESGKVRLRPIILTTLTTIGGLLPMALGIGGREPMLTPMAVSIVWGLLFAMVLTLIVIPCLYVVVEDIKEKLARSE
- a CDS encoding tetratricopeptide repeat protein: MKRAYRIVLLCLVIPALFNVSVAAQDVSDFLNTGDEAWDGRGAYGDPNNKKALDAYVAAADEDVYHFESHWKAARSCWWMSDQMLAVSNDPEDHIELSRMGMELADRARLMAPDALEGHLYYALCASHYVYGVGTLEAMQSGVFEEVLSELLWCYGKDPAYENGLVPLGLSAYYRLAPWPERSQEKALLYAEEARTTHADFLRAVVYLAACYQALGDFDRAVEILADAAEIEPDKIEEPDYRRWRRVIRDALEAGGLEDIDRIR
- a CDS encoding radical SAM protein, whose product is MTDVSPIYGPVTSRRLGRSLGISLVPRKACPYDCIHCTLGPTTDLTVDRKSHIAPNDVIEALTYRLSELEAQDRKIDTITIAGFGEATLNLHIGEIEALIRRETRLPTAILTSGGLLARPSLRREMTGFDIVIAYLHAGGPETFQLVHRPHPDVRFDDVCAGLSHIKGEMTGRLWLEVMVCSGITDSDPELDALAQRVLSIDPDHVHIDTPTSPRVRHLAAPRERLRALARRIGERAVIIAP
- a CDS encoding GNAT family N-acetyltransferase; this encodes MEDRADGLSWYEHIPVEHFYDSRHREHVCRFAGDKDLPAILQMYQTYTPKKGILGLPPADPESLDKWVRRFFAGERKNIVVMDPDGTVIGHAAVIPTDTESCEYFMALLPTEQHAGVGCLLMESVIETVRYMNKRRLWIVVDRQNIPVIRLHRRRGFEFRGEATDGDVEMELILSPSGRDGDRADGKPKGRRNSSGR